One region of Brachybacterium saurashtrense genomic DNA includes:
- a CDS encoding UDP-N-acetylglucosamine 1-carboxyvinyltransferase — MTVHEDYLARIGTLIRDARQHSGLTQAQLATQLGTSQSAVNRIEKGQQNLTLETLSRIGSTLDSELVGVGKGTTGPSHLRVQGETTLSGAIDVKSSKNAGVALLCASLLNTGTTVLRKVARIEEVNRLLEVLTSIGVKATWLNAENDLELQVPATLDLASIDAAAARRTRSIIMFLGPLLHRAGRFQLPYAGGCDLGTRTVEPHMSALRHFGLEVVATDHHYQATTTPVDGPRRPIVLTERGDTVTENALLAAALSEGETVIRNASPNYMVQDLCFFLEELGVQIEGIGTTTLRVRGRAHLSTDVEYAPSEDPIEAMSLISAAIVTRSSITVRRVPIEFMEIELALLEEMGLRYDRSEEYMAENGRTRLVDITTHPSQLRAPIDKIHPMPFPGLNIDNLPFFAVIAATAEGQTMLHDWVYENRAIYLTELTKLGANVKLMDPHRVLIEGPTRWSGAELVCPPALRPAVVILLAMLAAKGTSVLRNVYVINRGYEDLAERLNRLGARIETFRDI; from the coding sequence ATGACTGTGCATGAGGACTACCTGGCCCGCATCGGGACGCTCATCCGCGACGCCCGCCAGCACTCAGGGCTCACCCAGGCTCAGCTCGCCACCCAGCTGGGCACCAGCCAGAGCGCGGTGAACCGCATCGAGAAGGGTCAGCAGAACCTCACCCTGGAGACCCTCTCCCGGATCGGCTCCACCCTCGACTCCGAGCTGGTGGGCGTGGGCAAGGGCACCACCGGTCCCAGCCACCTGCGGGTGCAGGGCGAGACCACGCTCTCCGGCGCGATCGACGTGAAGTCCTCGAAGAACGCGGGCGTGGCGCTGCTGTGCGCCTCGCTGCTGAACACCGGCACCACCGTGCTGCGCAAGGTGGCCCGCATCGAGGAGGTGAACCGCCTGCTCGAGGTGCTCACCTCCATCGGCGTGAAGGCCACCTGGCTCAACGCCGAGAACGACCTCGAGCTGCAGGTGCCCGCCACGCTGGACCTCGCCTCGATCGACGCGGCCGCCGCCCGTCGCACCCGGTCGATCATCATGTTCCTGGGCCCGCTGCTGCATCGCGCCGGCCGCTTCCAGCTCCCCTATGCCGGGGGGTGCGACCTGGGCACGCGCACCGTCGAGCCGCACATGTCCGCCCTGCGCCACTTCGGCCTCGAGGTGGTGGCCACCGATCATCACTACCAGGCGACCACCACGCCGGTGGACGGCCCGCGCCGGCCCATCGTGCTCACCGAGCGCGGCGACACCGTCACCGAGAACGCCCTGCTCGCCGCCGCGCTCAGCGAGGGCGAGACCGTGATCCGCAATGCGAGCCCGAACTACATGGTGCAGGACCTGTGCTTCTTCCTGGAGGAGCTCGGCGTGCAGATCGAGGGGATCGGCACCACCACCCTGCGCGTGCGCGGGCGCGCCCACCTCTCCACCGACGTGGAGTACGCCCCCAGCGAGGACCCGATCGAGGCGATGAGCCTGATCTCCGCCGCGATCGTGACCCGGTCCTCCATCACCGTGCGCCGGGTGCCGATCGAGTTCATGGAGATCGAGCTGGCGCTGCTGGAGGAGATGGGCCTGCGCTACGACCGCTCCGAGGAGTACATGGCGGAGAACGGTCGCACCCGCCTGGTGGACATCACCACCCACCCCTCGCAGCTGCGGGCGCCGATCGACAAGATCCACCCGATGCCCTTCCCCGGCCTGAACATCGACAACCTCCCGTTCTTCGCCGTGATCGCGGCGACCGCGGAGGGGCAGACGATGCTGCACGACTGGGTGTACGAGAACCGCGCGATCTATCTCACCGAGCTCACGAAGCTGGGGGCGAACGTGAAGCTGATGGATCCGCACCGCGTGCTCATCGAGGGGCCCACCCGGTGGAGCGGGGCGGAGCTGGTGTGCCCGCCGGCGCTGCGCCCGGCGGTGGTGATCCTGCTGGCGATGCTCGCGGCCAAGGGCACCTCCGTGCTGCGCAACGTGTACGTGATCAACCGCGGCTACGAGGACCTCGCCGAGCGGCTGAACCGGCTCGGCGCCCGGATCGAGACCTTCCGGGACATCTGA
- a CDS encoding TetR/AcrR family transcriptional regulator: protein MTSQENPSGAVIGRAGSYGKGVARRQEILDRAIETFRERGAAGTSLRSIAQSIGISHAALLHYFDSREQLLVAVYARAESQRDTGGDSAESALDVLVQAAMINVGVPGMVELYTTLVATSLAVEGSPTNEFFTDRFARIRQELTERLADEQAAGRVRDDVEPADMAALIIAASDGLQIQWLLEPSVELERTLETFSVLLSPTA, encoded by the coding sequence ATGACCAGCCAGGAGAATCCATCCGGCGCGGTGATCGGCCGTGCGGGCTCGTACGGCAAGGGCGTGGCCCGACGGCAGGAGATCCTCGATCGCGCGATCGAGACCTTCCGCGAGCGCGGAGCCGCCGGGACGTCCCTGCGCTCGATCGCCCAGTCGATCGGCATCTCCCATGCCGCGCTGCTGCACTACTTCGACTCCCGCGAGCAGCTGCTCGTGGCCGTGTACGCGCGGGCGGAGTCGCAGAGGGACACCGGCGGCGACTCCGCGGAGTCCGCGCTGGACGTGCTGGTGCAGGCCGCGATGATCAATGTGGGCGTGCCCGGGATGGTGGAGCTGTACACCACCTTGGTGGCGACCTCCCTCGCGGTGGAGGGGTCGCCCACCAACGAGTTCTTCACCGACCGCTTCGCCCGCATCCGCCAGGAGCTCACCGAGCGGCTCGCCGACGAGCAGGCCGCCGGGCGCGTGCGCGATGACGTGGAGCCCGCCGACATGGCGGCCCTGATCATTGCGGCGTCCGACGGCCTGCAGATCCAGTGGCTGCTCGAGCCGAGCGTGGAGCTGGAGCGCACCCTGGAGACCTTCTCCGTGCTGCTGTCCCCTACCGCTTGA